The Solidesulfovibrio fructosivorans JJ] genome has a segment encoding these proteins:
- a CDS encoding outer membrane lipoprotein-sorting protein, which translates to MKIVFGFLLLSLALFGTSGRGNASDDTPSIETIIAKSNHASLYQGTDCQGTTTMTITDKQGRVRKRQFNMLRKNGDTQDKEQKYFVYFIEPSDVRKMVFMVHKHVGEGKDDDRWLYMPSLDLVKRIAASDKRTSFVGSDFLYEDISGRSPDEDTHALVETTDKFYVVKNIPKKPDAVEFAFYVAHIDKTTFLPMKIEYFKAEGKPYRAIEVLAVTSVGATENGKQVTYPTVVRSVARDLESGGQTEMVFANPRYNAGLTDDLFTERYLRRAPKEVLQ; encoded by the coding sequence ATGAAAATCGTATTTGGCTTCTTGTTGTTGTCACTGGCCCTGTTTGGCACTTCAGGCCGCGGCAACGCGAGCGACGACACCCCATCCATCGAAACCATCATCGCCAAATCAAACCATGCGTCCCTCTATCAGGGAACGGACTGCCAGGGGACGACAACCATGACCATCACCGACAAGCAGGGCCGCGTGCGCAAGCGCCAGTTCAACATGCTGCGCAAAAACGGCGATACCCAGGACAAGGAGCAGAAGTACTTCGTGTATTTCATCGAACCGTCCGATGTGCGCAAGATGGTCTTTATGGTGCACAAGCATGTCGGGGAGGGAAAAGACGACGATCGTTGGCTCTATATGCCGAGCCTTGACCTGGTCAAACGCATCGCGGCCAGCGACAAGCGCACCAGCTTCGTCGGTTCGGATTTTCTTTATGAGGACATCTCCGGCCGCAGCCCCGACGAGGATACCCATGCGCTGGTTGAAACAACGGACAAATTTTATGTCGTGAAAAACATTCCCAAAAAACCGGACGCCGTGGAGTTCGCCTTCTACGTCGCCCATATCGACAAGACGACCTTTCTTCCCATGAAGATCGAGTACTTCAAGGCGGAGGGCAAACCCTACCGGGCCATCGAGGTCTTGGCCGTCACGTCCGTGGGAGCCACGGAAAACGGGAAACAGGTCACCTATCCGACGGTTGTGCGCTCCGTGGCCAGGGACCTGGAAAGCGGTGGGCAGACGGAAATGGTGTTTGCCAACCCGCGCTACAACGCAGGGCTCACGGATGATCTTTTCACCGAACGCTATCTGCGGCGCGCACCCAAAGAGGTTCTGCAATAA